A genomic stretch from Edaphobacter aggregans includes:
- a CDS encoding PD-(D/E)XK nuclease family protein, which produces MGLPVGIAEALERGATVVTGNQRAARELRQAVDRRNRARGMASWRPAAVMAWDTWTAGLWRELVVEGRVSEIVLNRTQEHAVWKLVLEAEEELATLRSVESLAEMAMEAWKLLCAYNGERRLQNAAVSDDSRAFRRWARTFERVCGAERFLAQAQVEGVLRRAVGEGWISGVGGEIVLVGFDRLTPAQMGLVEALRGVGVVVEEMRLSVGESASRMLIGAGDEREELSVAARWVRGVLEERPGARVAVVVPGLEDRRAEIDRVFREVLAPELEDIAAREDGAPYEFSVGRALAGVPMMAVALDLLRWAVGALPLERVSGLLLSPYFGMVEEERGARAAFDAFELRKARMLRPEISLEWLIVQMARARRRGVLTGLLGRLRAMRVVAATRLAGDVERTHAEWTVRIGELLEAAGWGAREEDSVAFQTRRKWESALDELVTADFDGVKVGFGKALEELEWIARHTMFAPESRDAPVQVMGPLEAAGSTFDALWFLGVGDLSWPMAARGSSLLPWQLQREMGVPGTDVARDAEDARRMTERIAWSAGAVVFSYAKETAEGRQRPSPALVGLGLESRSAAGLVHEDAARTSVSLEEIEDGAGVMPLPDRVVHGGARILELQADCGFRAFAERRLWSAELESVDLGLDARENGTVVHTALELFWNEMRTQAALKAMPWEERERLLRECIESALSRADSVSVTAWDAAYLDMQRERLQRLLRQWLDLEMRRPPFEVKLSERKLDDARIGPLRLSVRVDRVDVVDGAELIIDYKTGHATPNEWLTERPDSPQLPLYAVLSAGPEMQGVAFGLVRAGKNMELKGYAGRDGILAKAAKMRLPLEAQVDEWRRVLVQLATEFQEGQARVSPKRYPATCKHCAQRVLCRLDVSALEEELEESDGSAAEVGHG; this is translated from the coding sequence CTGGGCTTTGGCGGGAGCTGGTTGTCGAGGGGCGTGTCTCGGAGATTGTGCTTAACCGGACGCAGGAACATGCGGTGTGGAAGCTGGTCCTAGAGGCGGAGGAAGAGCTGGCTACGCTGCGGTCGGTGGAATCGCTGGCAGAGATGGCGATGGAGGCGTGGAAGCTGCTTTGCGCTTACAACGGCGAGAGGCGGCTGCAGAACGCGGCGGTGAGTGATGATTCGCGGGCGTTTCGGCGGTGGGCTCGGACGTTTGAGCGGGTGTGTGGGGCGGAGAGGTTTCTGGCACAGGCTCAGGTTGAGGGGGTTCTGCGGCGGGCGGTGGGCGAGGGTTGGATTTCGGGGGTGGGTGGGGAGATTGTGCTGGTGGGGTTCGATCGGCTGACTCCTGCTCAGATGGGTTTAGTGGAGGCTTTGCGCGGGGTCGGGGTGGTGGTTGAGGAGATGCGGCTTTCGGTGGGGGAGAGTGCTTCGCGGATGCTGATTGGTGCGGGGGATGAGCGGGAGGAGTTGTCTGTTGCTGCTCGGTGGGTACGGGGGGTGTTGGAGGAGAGGCCGGGGGCGCGGGTTGCGGTGGTTGTTCCGGGGCTGGAGGATCGGCGGGCGGAGATCGATAGGGTGTTTCGTGAGGTGCTGGCTCCGGAGTTGGAGGATATTGCGGCGCGGGAGGATGGTGCGCCGTATGAGTTTTCGGTGGGGAGGGCTCTGGCGGGTGTGCCGATGATGGCGGTGGCGCTGGATCTGCTTCGGTGGGCTGTGGGGGCGTTGCCGCTGGAGCGGGTGAGTGGGCTGCTGCTCTCTCCTTACTTTGGGATGGTGGAGGAGGAGCGCGGAGCTCGTGCGGCGTTTGATGCGTTTGAACTGCGGAAAGCCAGGATGCTGCGACCGGAGATTTCGCTGGAGTGGCTGATTGTTCAGATGGCGAGAGCCAGGCGGCGTGGGGTGTTGACGGGATTGCTGGGAAGGCTGCGGGCGATGCGGGTTGTAGCGGCGACTCGCCTTGCGGGAGATGTGGAGCGAACGCATGCGGAGTGGACGGTGCGCATTGGGGAGTTGCTAGAGGCTGCGGGTTGGGGTGCGCGTGAGGAGGATAGCGTTGCGTTTCAGACGCGGAGGAAGTGGGAGAGTGCGCTGGATGAGTTGGTGACGGCGGACTTCGATGGGGTGAAGGTCGGGTTTGGGAAGGCGTTGGAGGAGTTGGAGTGGATTGCTCGGCATACGATGTTTGCGCCGGAGTCGCGGGATGCTCCGGTGCAGGTGATGGGGCCTCTGGAAGCTGCGGGGAGCACTTTTGATGCGCTTTGGTTTTTGGGTGTGGGAGATTTGAGCTGGCCGATGGCGGCGCGGGGTAGTTCCCTGCTACCGTGGCAGTTGCAGCGGGAGATGGGCGTGCCGGGAACGGATGTGGCTCGGGATGCTGAGGACGCTCGGCGGATGACGGAGAGGATTGCCTGGAGTGCGGGAGCGGTGGTCTTTAGTTATGCGAAGGAGACTGCGGAGGGACGACAGCGGCCTTCGCCTGCGCTGGTGGGGTTGGGGCTTGAGAGTAGAAGTGCGGCGGGGCTTGTGCATGAGGATGCAGCGCGGACAAGTGTGTCGCTGGAGGAGATTGAGGATGGGGCTGGGGTGATGCCGTTGCCGGATAGGGTGGTGCATGGCGGGGCGCGGATTTTGGAGCTGCAGGCGGACTGCGGGTTTCGTGCGTTTGCGGAGCGGAGGTTGTGGTCGGCAGAGCTTGAGAGTGTCGACCTCGGATTAGATGCAAGAGAGAACGGCACTGTGGTGCATACGGCGCTGGAGCTGTTCTGGAATGAGATGCGGACGCAGGCGGCTCTGAAGGCGATGCCGTGGGAGGAACGGGAGAGACTGCTTCGCGAGTGTATCGAGTCGGCTTTGAGCAGAGCGGATTCGGTGAGCGTGACGGCATGGGATGCGGCGTATCTCGATATGCAACGAGAGCGGTTGCAGCGGCTTTTGCGGCAGTGGCTTGACCTGGAGATGCGGCGGCCTCCGTTCGAGGTGAAGCTGAGTGAGAGGAAACTGGATGATGCGCGAATTGGGCCGCTGCGGCTGAGTGTTCGTGTGGATCGGGTGGATGTAGTGGATGGGGCTGAGCTGATCATTGATTACAAGACGGGGCATGCGACGCCGAATGAGTGGTTGACGGAGCGGCCTGATTCACCGCAGCTGCCGCTGTATGCGGTGCTGTCGGCGGGGCCGGAGATGCAGGGGGTTGCGTTTGGGCTGGTGCGCGCCGGAAAGAACATGGAGTTGAAGGGATATGCGGGGCGGGATGGGATTCTGGCGAAGGCCGCGAAGATGAGGCTCCCGCTGGAGGCCCAGGTGGATGAGTGGCGGAGAGTGTTGGTGCAGCTGGCCACGGAGTTTCAGGAAGGGCAGGCGCGGGTTTCGCCGAAGAGGTATCCGGCTACTTGTAAGCATTGTGCGCAGCGGGTGCTTTGCAGGCTGGATGTTTCGGCGCTGGAAGAGGAGTTGGAGGAGAGCGACGGATCGGCGGCGGAGGTGGGGCATGGCTGA
- a CDS encoding exodeoxyribonuclease V subunit beta, translating to MADLFVVPSALPVERSDRRPPDWEAREQALDTRQSWIVEAPAGSGKTGLLIQRYLKLLAEESVERPEQVLAITFTVKATAEIRERVMGHLESAARGEALKRDSEVERETRALAEAVLQRDRALGWGLRDDPRRLRVRTIDSVCAEIARSLPVLSEGASGWAPVNDASPLYREAARRTLMLLGGEDPELNDALRTVLLHRDGSLGECERLLAEMLQLRDQWGEIVPRGREYLDDAYLDGTVLPWLESTLEQAVCAGLTEFAAVMPEDFLREVASLAASLAGNVPHGRDRSPVAVCAGRVGIPGTDAAALEQWRALIHLMVTPSSGQWRRGFAKNTMGFEMSPAEKARLRRVLEQVAGRDDLLWAIERVSRLPPARYPKEQWVVAKALFRVLSRGLVELQLVFAERGECDFAELALLAKGALRRGGVEALTLGSGFELRHLLVDEMQDTSTGQYELIELLTQGWDGRSQTVFLVGDPKQSIYLFRQARVERFVRTMQTGRLGELPVGCLRLTANFRSQRELVEEFNEDFSLLFPREVDAANPEEVPYAYAVAVNGPSGVVGGARGFVWHTEVLTAGEGVQGKRRVAKQTARMVRQIAAEWRARPLPEGRNDPWKIAVLVRSRNHLIDIVSELKRDEGAGAIPFRAVDIEPLDERQEVLDLFALTRALLHPADRTAWMAMLRAPWCGLELAELHVLAGADDDGWKEWTVEDLMAERGHLLSEESCARLQRIWPVLRAAEGQRSRVTMAQWVERTWRSLGGDAYLTAEEMGNARRYLELLDEMEESGGGIDLTLLKRRLNGLFAEAAMCAGAVDLMTIHGAKGLEWDVVMVPGLEKKAAGNKGRLLTWSEIGDGDGDAAHVLLAPIAGKGEESKELNAWLKGIHDAREAAERNRLFYVACTRAREELHLFASPEAKADGSVSRAAGSLLAAAWPAAERRFDAPRGEVLAMPGMPVVVDEFVGDLAAGGVERAGARLQRLPLGFAAGDRFAGVRRLSYGEAGVSSASARFERPEGSFEARVFGNAMHAFVEVLTKRLATGEQADALLREVSGWGQRIAAVLRGDGLPVKAAGTLASRVKGALENMLRDPHGLWVLGARQDGASEFALTSWAERRSSVRLDRVFRAGREPLVEGDEYLWIVDYKTATHGLEGIEAFLLGERAKYAGQMEAYARVMRGEREIRVGLYYPMLTRLIWWVPELN from the coding sequence ATGGCTGATCTTTTTGTTGTGCCATCGGCTTTGCCGGTTGAGAGAAGTGATCGCAGGCCGCCGGATTGGGAGGCTCGGGAGCAGGCGCTGGATACGCGGCAGTCGTGGATTGTGGAGGCTCCTGCGGGGTCGGGTAAGACGGGGCTGCTGATTCAGCGGTATCTGAAGTTGCTGGCCGAGGAGAGTGTGGAGAGGCCAGAGCAGGTGCTGGCCATCACGTTTACGGTGAAGGCTACGGCGGAGATTCGCGAGCGGGTGATGGGGCATCTCGAGAGCGCTGCTCGTGGGGAGGCGCTGAAGCGGGATAGTGAGGTGGAGCGGGAGACTCGGGCGCTGGCAGAGGCGGTGTTGCAACGGGATCGTGCGCTGGGTTGGGGGTTGCGGGATGATCCGCGACGGTTGAGGGTACGGACGATTGATTCGGTTTGCGCGGAGATTGCGCGGTCGCTGCCGGTGTTGTCGGAGGGAGCTAGCGGGTGGGCTCCGGTGAATGATGCTTCGCCGCTTTATCGCGAGGCGGCGCGGCGGACGCTGATGTTGCTGGGTGGGGAGGATCCTGAGCTGAACGATGCGCTGCGGACGGTGCTGCTGCATCGCGATGGGAGTTTGGGGGAATGTGAGCGGTTGCTGGCGGAGATGCTGCAACTGCGGGATCAGTGGGGCGAGATTGTTCCGCGTGGACGGGAGTATCTGGATGATGCGTATCTGGATGGAACCGTGCTGCCGTGGCTGGAGAGCACGCTGGAGCAGGCGGTGTGCGCGGGTTTGACGGAGTTTGCCGCGGTGATGCCGGAGGATTTTTTGCGAGAGGTTGCGTCGCTGGCTGCATCGCTTGCGGGAAATGTGCCGCATGGGCGTGATCGCTCGCCGGTTGCGGTGTGTGCGGGGAGAGTGGGGATTCCGGGGACGGATGCGGCGGCGCTGGAGCAGTGGCGGGCGCTGATTCATTTGATGGTGACTCCGTCGAGCGGGCAGTGGCGGCGGGGGTTTGCTAAGAACACGATGGGCTTCGAGATGTCCCCGGCGGAGAAGGCGAGGTTGAGGCGGGTGCTGGAGCAGGTTGCTGGGCGGGACGATTTGTTGTGGGCGATCGAACGTGTGAGCAGGCTGCCGCCGGCGCGGTATCCGAAGGAGCAGTGGGTGGTGGCTAAGGCGCTGTTTCGTGTGCTGAGCCGTGGGTTGGTGGAGTTGCAACTGGTGTTTGCGGAGCGAGGGGAGTGTGACTTTGCGGAGTTGGCACTCTTGGCCAAGGGTGCGTTGCGACGGGGAGGAGTGGAGGCGCTGACGCTGGGGTCGGGATTTGAGCTGCGGCATCTATTGGTGGACGAGATGCAGGATACTTCGACGGGCCAGTATGAGTTGATTGAGTTGCTGACGCAGGGGTGGGATGGGCGGAGCCAGACGGTGTTTCTGGTGGGCGATCCGAAGCAGTCGATTTATCTGTTTCGGCAGGCGCGGGTGGAGCGGTTTGTGAGGACGATGCAGACGGGGCGGCTGGGGGAGTTGCCGGTGGGGTGTCTGCGTCTGACGGCGAATTTTCGGTCGCAGCGGGAGTTGGTGGAGGAGTTCAATGAGGACTTCTCGCTGCTATTTCCGAGAGAGGTGGATGCGGCGAATCCGGAAGAGGTTCCGTATGCGTATGCGGTTGCGGTGAATGGGCCTTCGGGTGTCGTGGGTGGGGCGCGGGGATTTGTTTGGCATACGGAGGTGCTGACGGCTGGCGAGGGGGTGCAGGGGAAGCGGCGAGTCGCGAAACAGACTGCGAGGATGGTGCGGCAGATTGCTGCGGAGTGGCGGGCGCGGCCGTTGCCTGAGGGCAGAAACGATCCGTGGAAGATTGCTGTGCTGGTGCGCAGCCGGAATCATTTGATTGATATTGTTTCGGAGCTGAAGCGAGATGAGGGTGCGGGCGCGATTCCTTTTCGCGCGGTGGATATTGAGCCTCTGGATGAGCGACAGGAGGTGCTGGATCTTTTTGCGTTGACGCGGGCGCTGCTGCATCCGGCGGATCGTACGGCTTGGATGGCGATGCTGCGGGCTCCCTGGTGTGGGCTGGAGTTGGCGGAGCTGCATGTGCTGGCTGGGGCGGATGATGACGGGTGGAAGGAATGGACTGTTGAAGATTTGATGGCCGAGCGAGGGCATCTGCTGAGCGAGGAAAGTTGTGCGAGGCTGCAGCGGATTTGGCCGGTGCTGCGTGCGGCGGAGGGGCAGAGGTCTCGGGTGACGATGGCGCAGTGGGTGGAGCGGACGTGGCGTTCGTTGGGGGGCGATGCTTATCTGACGGCAGAGGAGATGGGGAATGCGCGACGGTATCTGGAGCTGCTGGATGAGATGGAGGAGTCGGGTGGAGGAATTGATTTGACTCTGCTGAAGCGGCGGCTGAATGGGCTGTTTGCGGAGGCGGCGATGTGTGCGGGTGCGGTGGATCTGATGACGATCCATGGGGCGAAAGGGTTGGAGTGGGATGTGGTGATGGTTCCGGGGCTTGAGAAGAAAGCTGCGGGCAATAAAGGGCGGTTGCTGACGTGGAGCGAGATTGGGGATGGAGATGGCGACGCGGCACATGTTTTGCTGGCTCCGATTGCGGGTAAGGGCGAGGAGTCGAAGGAACTGAATGCGTGGCTGAAGGGGATTCATGATGCTCGGGAGGCTGCGGAGAGGAACCGGCTGTTCTATGTTGCCTGTACGCGGGCTCGGGAGGAGCTCCATCTTTTCGCTTCACCTGAGGCTAAGGCGGATGGGTCGGTGAGTCGGGCTGCCGGGAGTCTGCTGGCGGCTGCGTGGCCTGCGGCGGAGAGGCGTTTTGATGCGCCCCGGGGTGAGGTGCTTGCTATGCCGGGTATGCCTGTGGTGGTGGATGAGTTTGTGGGGGATTTGGCTGCTGGTGGGGTTGAGCGTGCGGGTGCCCGGCTTCAGCGACTGCCTTTGGGATTTGCTGCGGGCGATAGGTTTGCCGGGGTTCGGCGGCTGTCGTATGGGGAGGCTGGGGTTTCGAGTGCGTCTGCACGGTTTGAGCGGCCTGAGGGGTCGTTTGAGGCGCGGGTGTTTGGCAATGCAATGCATGCGTTTGTCGAAGTGCTGACGAAACGGCTCGCGACGGGAGAGCAGGCGGATGCTTTGTTGCGCGAGGTTTCGGGGTGGGGACAGCGGATTGCGGCGGTGCTTCGCGGGGATGGTTTGCCGGTGAAGGCTGCGGGGACGCTTGCTTCACGGGTGAAGGGTGCGCTTGAGAATATGCTGCGCGATCCGCATGGGTTGTGGGTGCTCGGGGCGCGTCAGGATGGGGCTAGTGAGTTTGCGTTGACTTCGTGGGCTGAGCGACGCAGTAGCGTGCGGCTGGATCGGGTGTTTCGTGCGGGGCGGGAGCCTTTGGTTGAGGGGGATGAGTATCTTTGGATTGTCGACTACAAGACGGCTACGCATGGGTTGGAGGGTATCGAGGCGTTTCTGCTGGGGGAACGGGCGAAGTATGCGGGACAGATGGAGGCTTATGCTCGCGTGATGCGGGGTGAGAGGGAGATTCGGGTGGGGCTTTATTATCCGATGTTGACGCGGCTGATCTGGTGGGTGCCAGAGTTGAATTAA